One window of Candidatus Beckwithbacteria bacterium genomic DNA carries:
- the rplS gene encoding 50S ribosomal protein L19, which translates to MALTTKIKDTQVKVGDTVKVKHQFFQADKAQSQTFQGTVISIKGRGIGKTFTVRKIAVDGIGVEKIWPVASPNLLKITVTKTGNVRRAKLYYLRSRVGKTALKVKTSK; encoded by the coding sequence TGGCCCTCACCACTAAAATCAAAGACACCCAGGTTAAAGTTGGCGATACTGTTAAAGTTAAGCACCAATTTTTCCAAGCTGATAAAGCCCAATCTCAGACTTTTCAGGGAACCGTGATCAGTATTAAAGGCCGGGGCATCGGTAAAACTTTTACTGTCCGTAAAATTGCTGTTGATGGCATCGGTGTGGAAAAAATTTGGCCGGTTGCCAGCCCCAACCTTTTAAAAATAACCGTTACTAAAACCGGTAACGTCCGCCGCGCCAAACTTTACTATCTTCGTTCCCGCGTCGGCAAAACCGCCCTCAAAGTCAAAACCTCCAAATAA